One Anabas testudineus chromosome 15, fAnaTes1.2, whole genome shotgun sequence genomic window carries:
- the LOC113158555 gene encoding max-interacting protein 1-like codes for MVKYMRQHSDLKPEEVLSESDASMDQQDFGEMSDYSFSDVLYSKCSAMDQIGTFMKNVQVLLDAANYIENIEKNNGKCEHGYASTYPSTQTAHQQKQRKFKNRKLDSIHNRSAHNELEKNRRAHLRLCLERLKSLIPLGPDCSRHTTLGLLNKAKAHIKKLEEVDRRSQHQLETLEREQRHLQRQLALLQTHGERERVRMDSLGSRMDSDRSESDREEIEVDVESTEFSHGEMDSVSTSGASDVDDHSSRQSSASDEGYSTCSLKLAFSA; via the exons ATGGTAAAGTATATGCGACAGCACAGCGATCTGAAACCCGAGGAGGTCCTGTCGGAGTCTGATGCGTCCATGGACCAGCAGGATTTCGGAGAGATGTCCGACTATTCTTTCAGCGACGTTTTATACTCCAAATGTTCCGCAATGGACCAAATCGGCACTTTTATGAAGAACGTGCAAGTGCTGCTCGATGCAGCaaattacatagaaaatatCGAGAAGAACAACGGAA AATGTGAGCATGGATATGCTTCAACATACCCTTCTACTCAGACTGCACATCAACAGAAACAGCGAAAATTTAAGAACAGAAAACTGGACAGCATTCACAATAG GTCAGCACACAatgaactggaaaaaaataG ACGAGCACATCTCCGCCTGTGTTTGGAGAGGTTGAAGTCCCTCATTCCTCTGGGACCAGACTGCAGTCGGCACACCACGCTGGGACTGCTCAACAAGGCCAAAGCACATATCAAG AAACTTGAAGAGGTAGACCGGAGGAGTCAGCACCAGCTGGAGACCTTGGAGAGGGAGCAAAGGCACCTGCAGAGGCAGCTAGCCCTGCTGCAGACtcatggagaaagagagagggtcCGTATGGACAGCCTGGGCTCCCGGATGGACTCTGACCGCTCAGAGTCtgacagag AAGAAATTGAAGTTGATGTGGAAAGCACTGAGTTCTCCCATGGAGAAATGGACAGTGTAAGCACCAGTGGTGCAAGTGATGTGGATGACCACAGCAGCCGGCAGAGCTCAGCCAGTGATGAGGGCTACTCCACATGCAGTCTAAAACTGGCCTTCTCTGCTTAA